From Daphnia pulicaria isolate SC F1-1A chromosome 4, SC_F0-13Bv2, whole genome shotgun sequence, one genomic window encodes:
- the LOC124337653 gene encoding uncharacterized protein LOC124337653: protein MARGRKSKAATASQNDNTVASRLRSRTVPANGEDESTPPADPTQQVKNISRVPQPEAFERDATRMQIQMTCSYIGKLIKERGSRRACLGLLNKLDDMLATVERLNLLVVDPSDADEFAKQAQIQIDLFTLIESKKEDVDAYVTLRADDESSVGSCMQSIKGVPLVTHPSASTVGEWMCKRAAAYQNAYSLAAEKILPSGENKFPRGPSAPDKNEVTQSEKLLAEAQKRAAEAQQEAAQLKKRLEEVNKKADLANKEASKLSDAAMRRGSAPTIISNPFHGWGDGAFDDWHRRSTHEPTKEDGDEEAPDDWIDRYCNGLEEANWSYSSKSAARGELPIYSGRATDWFWWSDLLRSMVHDQRIAPGEKLAVLKSRLRGDQFEIVQGLGGGESAYKAALFRLKQSAGRRDVMRIALLGELDRMELGRENSSFRRFAERARTIFFDLTRIGEKFNADLIERLSRKLHPADRLEWNSGRRTGLERRPLKEFGEWMCERAAAYQNAYSLAAEQILPSGENKFPRRQQLPTSGRANHVSLEPCTTDKPKSRCFCCEGEHRLMACPTFKEMPTKEKVRFCVKRRLCMKCFGTRHSAADCKFGKGCGFSGCPFIHHPLLHDAKEKHDKGSSHHTSLSAQVDRVKVALGVIRMEAYTAEGQLIPVSVLIDEGSDTTLFREDFLQRLKIIGKGTTLDLVGVTGAECYKSQKAPVRFLLPDGKEAVIKGTTIPQISRPTPVIDWRKLKNRWPHLADVPVQESGGKIDVLVGLDHSSLLAVLESRVGGEHEPFASRTRLGWVVRGLLGSDIGPMTTAHIHHISTASESSLDEEFQKFCTTENFGTEFKGNGLSESDIIAEKIVDEGLKKLDIGYETPLTWLEGEPTFENNRTLAEHRWQDLKERFKRDPDFEADYRAAIKKYVDEGYASRVKEEDLYSNNQYYLPHHGVYKKVYGKKKKKLRVVFDAAAKWKKKCLNDGMRQGRKLQNDLAKVLIRFQLGEIAFAADVTAMYSRIRLRPQDARFHRFLWQEKDSDVIITYQMDRLPFGSNCAPFLALKTIHRAASDATRGREECMEAVEKNMYMDDLLKAVDNEEQAIMKAKLFRDGLAEGDFHLTNWISNSPEFIKALQPEQAVAAAHHDLTSDDVEKLLGAFYEPTTDKMTYRVTGVEDLKWTRAGLLSKVASIYDPLGRAAPALIKAKIKLRELGTRGLNWNEAISGDDKEWWQTWFKTLERLNDLSMPRNLQPDKEKIIQSDLLTFGDASEEAYAAAVYLRSVYQDGFSSLIPVLPGTGYEPSLHITCRSSATESERFNLSPTLTSGASFPGK, encoded by the exons ATGGCAAGAGGCAGGAAGTCAAAGGCAGCCACGGCTTCTCAAAACGACAACACGGTTGCGTCCAGACTTCGTTCTCGAACAGTACCAGCAAATGGTGAAGATGAATCGACACCCCCTGCTGATCCCACTCAGCAAGTCAAGAACATTTCACGAGTTCCTCAACCTGAGGCGTTTGAACGTGATGCCACACGTATGCAGATCCAGATGACATGTAGCTATATTGGCAAGCTCATCAAGGAAAGAGGATCAAGAAGAGCCTGTCTAGGCCTACTCAACAAACTCGACGACATGTTGGCCACTGTCGAAAGACTCAATTTATTGGTGGTAGACCCGTCCGACGCCGATGAATTCGCGAAGCAAgctcaaattcaaatcgatCTGTTCACACTTATCGAGTCGAAGAAAGAAGACGTTGACGCTTATGTCACTCTAAGAGCTGATGACGAATCTTCTGTCGGGTCCTGCATGCAGTCAATCAAAGGCGTACCACTGGTGACTCACCCCTCTGCCTCGACAGTTGGAGAGTGGATGTGCAAGAGAGCTGCAGCATATCAAAATGCTTATAGCCTGGCAGCGGAGAAAATTTTGCCGTCTGGTGAGAACAAGTTTCCTCGTGGCCCCTCTGCACCCGACAAAAATGAAGTGACTCAGTCGGAGAAATTGCTTGCTGAAGCGCAGAAAAGAGCAGCGGAGGCCCAACAGGAAGCTGCCCAGCTGAAAAAACGACTCGAAGAAGTAAATAAGAAAGCTGATTTGGCAAATAAGGAAGCAAGCAAACTATCCGATGCTGCCATGCGACGCGGTTCAGCACCAACCATCATCAGCAACCCATTCCACGGTTGGGGAGACGGAGCGTTCGACGATTGGCACCGCCGTTCTACTCACGAACCGACCAAAGAGGATGGAGATGAAGAAGCACCAGACGACTGGATCGACCGGTACTGCAACGGCCTAGAAGAAGCCAATTGGTCATATTCTAGCAAATCGGCAGCACGCGGGGAGCTTCCCATCTACTCTGGAAGGGCAACCGATTGGTTTTGGTGGTCGGATTTGCTACGTTCGATGGTTCATGATCAACGAATCGCACCTGGAGAAAAGCTTGCTGTCTTGAAGAGCCGACTACGGGGAGATCAATTCGAAATCGTGCAGGGCCTTGGCGGAGGAGAATCTGCTTATAAGGCCGCTTTATTCCGACTGAAGCAGTCGGCTGGACGTCGCGACGTAATGCGTATAGCACTACTCGGTGAACTCGACCGTATGGAGCTGGGCAGAGAAAACTCATCATTCCGTCGCTTTGCCGAAAGAGCTCGAACCATCTTCTTTGATTTAACCCGAATTGGGGAGAAATTTAATGCCGACCTCATTGAACGACTGAGCCGTAAATTGCATCCGGCGGATCGACTCGAATGGAATTCCGGACGACGTACTGGATTAGAACGGCGCCCTCTGAAGGAATTTGGAGAGTGGATGTGCGAGAGAGCTGCAGCATACCAAAATGCTTACAGTCTGGCAGCGGAGCAAATTTTGCCGTCTGGTGAAAACAAGTTTCCTCGTCGCCAACAATTGCCAACATCAGGACGCGCCAATCACGTTAGCTTGGAGCCCTGCACTACCGACAAACCGAAGAGTCGCTGCTTTTGTTGTGAGGGGGAGCACCGGTTGATGGCTTGCCCAACATTCAAAGAAATGCCTACGAAAGAGAAGGTACGATTTTGCGTCAAGCGCCGCTTATGCATGAAATGTTTCGGGACGAGACACTCTGCAGCCGATTGCAAATTCGGAAAAGGTTGTGGATTCAGCGGATGCCCTTTTATTCATCACCCATTGCTTCATGATGCCAAAGAGAAGCACGACAAAGGTAGCAGCCATCACACATCACTCTCAGCCCAGGTGGATCGCGTCAAGGTGGCGCTAGGCGTTATCCGGATGGAAGCTTACACAGCCGAAGGCCAGCTCATCCCAGTATCGGTGCTGATAGACGAGGGCAGCGACACGACGTTGTTTCGAGAGGATTTTCTTCAACGGCTTAAGATCATCGGGAAAGGTACTACTCTAGATCTTGTAGGAGTTACCGGCGCCGAATGCTACAAATCGCAGAAGGCCCCAGTTCGATTTCTTTTACCGGACGGGAAGGAAGCCGTCATAAAAGGAACTACGATCCCGCAGATATCTAGGCCGACTCCGGTAATCGACtggagaaaattgaaaaatcgatGGCCACATTTAGCTGACGTCCCAGTGCAAGAGAGTGGCGGAAAAATCGACGTCTTGGTGGGACTCGATCACTCAAGTCTACTTGCAGTATTGGAATCGCGCGTTGGAGGCGAACACGAACCTTTCGCATCTCGCACTAGACTCGGTTGGGTCGTCCGTGGCCTGCTTGGGAGTGACATCGGTCCGATGACAACGGCCCACATCCATCACATCTCAACAGCATCCGAGTCCTCGCTCGATGAAGAGTTCCAGAAATTTTGTACAACCGAAAATTTCGGTACTGAATTCAAAGGAAACGGCCTCTCAGAATCAGACATAATCGCCGAAAAGATCGTGGATGAAGGCCTGAAGAAACTAGACATTGGGTATGAAACCCCACTCACgtggctcgaaggagagccgACATTTGAAAATAACAGGACGCTGGCGGAGCATCGTTGGCAAGACCTGAAGGAACGATTCAAGAGAGATCCAGATTTCGAGGCTGATTACAGAGCCGCGATCAAGAAATACGTCGACGAAGGCTATGCATCGAGAGTAAAAGAGGAAGATTTATACTCGAACAACCAGTACTACTTGCCGCATCACGGTGTCTACAAGAAAGTGTatggtaagaagaagaagaagcttcgaGTCGTCTTCGATGCCGCTgccaaatggaagaagaaatgccTCAACGACGGAATGCGACAGGGTCGAAAATTGCAGAACGACTTAGCCAAGGTCCTCATTCGATTCCAGCTGGGGGAGATTGCCTTTGCAGCAGACGTGACCGCCATGTACAGCAGGATTCGACTTCGACCACAAGATGCCCGCTTTCATCGTTTTCTCTGGCAAGAGAAAGATTCTGACGTCATCATTACGTACCAAATGGATCGCTTGCCATTTGGATCTAACTGTGCCCCATTTCTCGCCCTAAAAACCATCCACAGAGCCGCTTCAGATGCCACTAGAGGGAGAGAAGAATGTATGGAAGCAGTAGAGAAGAATATGTACATGGATGACCTATTGAAAGCAGTCGACAATGAAGAACAAGCAATTATGAAGGCGAAACTTTTCCGCGATGGACTTGCAGAAGGAGATTTTCATCTAACAAATTGGATCTCTAACTCCCCGGAATTCATCAAAGCGTTGCAACCAGAGcaggcagtagcagcagcacatcATGATTTAACGTCGGATGACGTCGAAAAGCTACTAGGAGCCTTCTACGAGCCAACGACAGACAAGATGACGTACCGAGTGACTGGAGTCGAAGATCTTAAATGGACGCGCGCTGGATTGCTGAGCAAGGTGGCGAGTATCTACGACCCCCTAGGACGAGCAGCACCAGCGCTgataaaagcaaaaattaaattgcgtGAGCTAGGTACCAGAGGACTAAACTGGAACGAAGCCATCAGCGGTGACGACAAGGAGTGGTGGCAAACCTGGTTCAAGACGCTGGAGAGACTCAACGACCTTTCGATGCCACGAAATTTGCAGCcggacaaagaaaaaatcatccaGAGCGATCTTCTAACCTTTGGAGATGCATCTGAAGAGGCCTATGCAGCAGCCGTATATCTACGCAGTGTCTACCAAGATG GattttcttcactgattccaGTACTACCAGGAACTGGATACGAGCCGTCGCTTCACATTACATGCCGTTCGTCAGCCACAGAATCGGAGAGATTCAATCTCTCACCAACGCTAACGAGTGGCGCTTCATTCCCGGGAAAATGA
- the LOC124336778 gene encoding uncharacterized protein LOC124336778, whose product MEQWPKDLPWVAVAAEKRTAHIHHAISEPPLQDWTKVIIDSKNISTFLKVEGDAKEIILKCQKEGFREEISLLSKGKQISKKSSLIQLTPFLDKNGILRLGGRIHRAKLPYEILHPPILPGKHPLAEKIVTAVHQESHHAGTDFLHAKIRQHFWILQGRELAKKIRFNCAVCVKSRAKLATQKMGDLPSARLDSYTAPFTHIALDYFGPIETSAYRNRVIKRYGLLITCLVTRNVYVEMVQSMSTPDFLYGLRRFIGEFTKPTEIFCDNGTNFVGAEKELATAFRELQKDEKLKEFARERSIIWKFQPPSAPHFGGSHESMVKSTKRALYRALDTEKAGLRYPTDEMLRTLLKEVAGMLNGRPLTLASNDPEDFRPITPKDFLNLPPTSDLPAGDIRRALPRDHIRYVKKMANLFWDLWTKIFLPTLVPRRKWVAEERNFEVGDSIMLSDNNLLPNQWKTGRIIEVYPGSDGFVRVVKVKTDCGEYLRPIHRLVLLEPYSAVLPSASGENVPEKKKA is encoded by the coding sequence ATGGAGCAATGGCCGAAGGATTTGCCTTGGGTGGCAGTagcagcagagaaaagaaCTGCCCACATCCACCACGCAATTTCTGAGCCCCCTCTTCAAGATTGGACAAAGGTGATCATCGATTCGAAGAACATCTCAACATTCCTGAAGGTGGAAGGAGATGCCAAGGAGATTATTTTAAAGTGCCAAAAGGAAGGATTCCGTGAAGAAATCAGTTTATTGTCAAAGGGCAAGCAAATCTCAAAGAAGTCAAGCCTCATTCAATTAACTCCTTTCTTAGACAAAAATGGAATTCTCCGACTGGGTGGACGGATCCACCGCGCAAAGCTACCATATGAGATTCTACACCCTCCAATTCTGCCCGGAAAGCACCCACTTGCAGAAAAGATAGTGACAGCAGTGCATCAAGAGTCGCATCACGCAGGCACTGACTTTCTCCATGCCAAAATTCGGCAACATTTTTGGATCCTGCAAGGACGAGAGCTGGCAAAGAAGATCCGCTTCAACTGTGCCGTCTGTGTGAAATCGCGTGCCAAACTCGCCACGCAAAAGATGGGTGATTTGCCATCTGCTCGTCTCGATTCTTACACGGCACCATTCACGCACATAGCTCTGGATTATTTCGGACCGATCGAAACGTCAGCTTACAGGAACCGAGTAATCAAACGGTATGGCCTGTTAATCACCTGTCTCGTCACCCGCAATGTTTATGTAGAAATGGTGCAGTCAATGTCAACACCAGATTTTCTCTACGGTCTACGGCGTTTCATCGGAGAATTCACGAAGCCAACTGAAATCTTCTGTGATAACGGGACAAACTTTGTGGGAGCTGAGAAGGAGCTGGCCACAGCATTTCGTGAGTTGCAAAAGGACGAAAAGTTGAAGGAGTTTGCGCGAGAGCGCTCAATCATCTGGAAATTCCAGCCACCTAGTGCTCCGCATTTCGGCGGATCACACGAATCAATGGTCAAATCAACAAAGAGGGCGCTCTACCGGGCGCTGGATACGGAAAAAGCCGGATTGCGCTACCCGACGGACGAAATGCTCAGAACGCTACTGAAGGAAGTGGCGGGCATGCTGAACGGGAGACCTCTGACGCTGGCCAGCAACGACCCAGAAGACTTCAGACCGATCACACCAAAGGATTTCTTGAATCTGCCACCAACGTCGGATCTTCCGGCCGGAGACATCCGTCGCGCTCTGCCCCGCGACCATATTCGTTACGTGAAGAAGATGGccaatttattttgggacCTGTGGACCAAGATTTTCCTCCCGACGCTGGTTCCAAGAAGGAAGTGGGTCgcggaagaaagaaattttgaagttgGAGATTCGATCATGCTATCGGACAACAATTTGCTGCCAAATCAGTGGAAGACGGGCCGAATCATCGAAGTTTATCCCGGTTCCGACGGCTTTGTTCGAGTCGTAAAGGTGAAAACGGACTGCGGAGAATATTTGAGACCAATCCATCGTCTAGTTCTACTGGAACCTTACTCGGCCGTCCTTCCGTCGGCCTCGGGGGAGAATgttccagagaaaaagaaggcttaa